A part of Sediminispirochaeta bajacaliforniensis DSM 16054 genomic DNA contains:
- a CDS encoding Nramp family divalent metal transporter: MGIKKRFKTILAFLGPGFLVTVGFIDPGNWATNIEGGSRFGYSLLWVISLSTLMLIVVQNMAAKLGIATGKSLAVNIRDGFPRPVSFFLGISIVAACVATDVAELLGGAIGFNLLLGLPLWLGALVTVFLEVFLIVGQRYHKLERVIIAFLGIIALCYVAELVIVKPVWREVFPSLVIPRLDSSSIYIAMAILGAVVMPHNIFLHSNVIHSREWGISDEKKLSLLKYEHIDTLSALLLGLVVNAAMIIVAARVFHGNGVVVTSIEDASKTLVPLAGSFAAFLFAVALVFSGVGSSVTSSMAEVNVITGFLGKPEDPKTLLYRISTFITAIPSFVIIVAAIDTYKILIFSQVILSIQLPFTLVPLLLLCRKKSLMGVFRTKLPEFLLASAISLLVIGLNIYLLYSTLTGGAA; this comes from the coding sequence ATGGGCATCAAAAAGCGATTCAAAACAATTCTTGCCTTTCTGGGACCGGGGTTTCTTGTGACTGTAGGCTTTATTGATCCCGGCAACTGGGCCACCAATATAGAGGGTGGTTCCCGCTTCGGCTATAGCCTTTTATGGGTGATTTCTTTAAGCACCCTAATGCTTATTGTTGTACAGAATATGGCTGCGAAGTTGGGCATTGCAACGGGAAAGTCTCTGGCTGTCAATATTCGTGATGGCTTTCCCCGACCCGTATCTTTTTTTCTGGGGATTTCGATCGTTGCCGCCTGTGTCGCAACCGATGTTGCCGAGCTTTTGGGCGGTGCGATCGGCTTCAATCTGCTTTTGGGACTGCCTCTCTGGCTGGGGGCTCTTGTGACGGTCTTCCTCGAGGTTTTTCTGATCGTCGGGCAGCGGTATCACAAGCTGGAGCGGGTCATTATTGCCTTCCTCGGCATTATCGCCTTGTGCTATGTCGCGGAGCTGGTCATCGTAAAGCCTGTTTGGCGTGAGGTCTTTCCGTCCCTCGTGATTCCCCGTCTTGATTCCTCCAGCATCTATATCGCCATGGCAATATTGGGCGCGGTGGTGATGCCCCATAATATCTTCCTCCATTCGAATGTTATCCATTCCAGGGAGTGGGGAATAAGCGATGAGAAAAAGCTTTCTCTTTTGAAATATGAACATATCGATACCCTCTCCGCACTTTTGCTTGGTCTGGTCGTGAACGCAGCAATGATCATAGTCGCCGCAAGGGTGTTTCACGGCAACGGTGTTGTAGTAACCAGCATCGAGGATGCTTCGAAAACCTTGGTGCCCTTGGCGGGAAGCTTCGCCGCTTTTCTTTTCGCCGTTGCCCTTGTTTTTTCCGGTGTCGGTTCTTCGGTAACCTCTTCCATGGCCGAGGTCAATGTCATCACGGGCTTCCTCGGAAAACCCGAAGACCCGAAAACCCTGCTGTATCGTATTTCGACTTTTATAACGGCCATTCCCTCCTTTGTCATCATTGTGGCGGCAATCGATACCTACAAGATTTTGATATTCAGCCAGGTGATTTTAAGCATCCAGCTTCCCTTTACCCTGGTGCCCTTGCTGTTGTTGTGTCGAAAGAAATCTCTTATGGGGGTGTTCAGGACAAAATTGCCGGAATTCCTGCTGGCTTCGGCTATCTCTCTCCTCGTCATTGGCCTGAATATCTATCTTCTCTATTCGACCCTTACGGGAGGTGCCGCCTGA
- a CDS encoding universal stress protein, producing MCPFSHILLLLDCSLVDHAIIPKIIDMSRCGNGRVTLAHVVHSHTIDQDRALKAKADRFLDPVLKQFRDAGINAEKLLLSGEPEKELVKEIGEGDYDLVAMATHGHKTFSDILFGSVSDYLKHETDVPLLMVRGK from the coding sequence ATGTGTCCTTTTTCCCATATTTTGTTACTCTTGGATTGCTCCCTTGTCGATCATGCCATTATTCCGAAGATCATCGACATGAGCCGTTGCGGAAACGGCAGGGTGACCCTTGCCCATGTCGTTCACTCTCATACCATTGATCAGGACCGCGCTCTAAAGGCCAAGGCCGATCGTTTTCTTGATCCGGTACTCAAGCAATTCCGCGATGCCGGAATCAATGCCGAAAAACTCCTTTTGAGTGGGGAACCCGAAAAAGAATTGGTGAAGGAAATAGGGGAAGGTGACTACGATCTTGTGGCCATGGCAACCCACGGCCACAAAACCTTCTCCGATATCTTGTTCGGTAGCGTCTCTGATTATCTGAAACATGAGACGGACGTTCCTCTGCTCATGGTTCGGGGGAAGTAG
- a CDS encoding [Fe-Fe] hydrogenase large subunit C-terminal domain-containing protein gives MKQSLAPVIQIDESKCVNCHACIASCPVKYCIDGSGSTVTIHHDLCIGCGKCIEACTHNARSVVDDTEAFFDALSRKEPMIAIVAPSVASSFPDSYLRLNGYLKSLGIEAFFDVSFGAELTVASYINHIKTDNPDLVIAQPCPAIVTYIEIYHPELIPYLAPAHSPMLHTIAMIQEYRKEFADHNVAVLSPCIAKKREFAETKMGDYNVTFLMLKAYMKAKGIALSSYPEVDFTGPDAERAVMFSTPGGLMQTVERSSPELLSGIRKIEGVPGIYEYLAELKAVRGKGMQPRLVDCLNCDLGCNGGTGTGLSEAHADEIEYPIKKRRSEAIRQYGKGSLKPKVRAKKVDKIISQYWNEGLYRRKYRDLSNNFSLKTPNTEELEEIYKSMLKENEEDFLNCASCGYGTCEAMAFAIFNGLNKPENCHHYRQAIVTKQQNMMIDLARNLHEKIEKAEHLILNVKEITADVEGKSEEQFKAIEESASAVEQMIQSVHETSALSGSKRESISSLKEFAQSSDEEMKETIEAIESLSASVEGIGDFVDIIDQVASNTNLLSMNAAIEAAHAGESGKGFAVVAEEMRRLADMSGENALVIQQTLDKMLERINTTASVSQKATQSMKQVIEGSEDMAESMLTIIHTMDEMSAAGSQIVTSLESLKTLSSEVQTVYHDVMTSVSGVSETVSAIGTLSRETMAVIHETEME, from the coding sequence ATGAAACAGAGCCTTGCACCAGTAATACAGATTGATGAAAGTAAATGTGTAAACTGCCATGCCTGTATAGCTTCTTGTCCGGTTAAATACTGCATAGACGGAAGCGGCTCTACCGTAACGATTCATCATGATCTCTGTATAGGGTGCGGGAAATGCATAGAAGCCTGCACGCACAATGCGCGATCAGTGGTTGACGACACAGAGGCCTTTTTCGATGCCTTATCACGCAAAGAGCCCATGATCGCCATCGTTGCCCCTTCCGTCGCTTCAAGTTTCCCCGATTCTTACCTCAGGCTGAACGGGTATTTAAAGTCCTTAGGTATTGAGGCCTTTTTTGATGTAAGCTTTGGGGCCGAGCTTACCGTTGCTTCCTATATCAATCATATCAAAACGGATAATCCCGATCTTGTCATAGCCCAGCCCTGTCCTGCCATTGTTACCTACATTGAAATATATCATCCGGAGCTCATTCCTTATCTTGCGCCGGCACACAGTCCTATGCTCCATACCATTGCCATGATTCAGGAATATCGAAAAGAGTTTGCAGACCATAACGTTGCCGTTCTTTCTCCCTGCATTGCAAAAAAACGGGAATTTGCAGAAACAAAGATGGGAGACTACAATGTCACCTTCCTTATGCTGAAAGCATATATGAAGGCTAAAGGGATTGCCCTTTCTTCTTATCCGGAGGTCGACTTTACCGGCCCGGATGCCGAGCGTGCTGTCATGTTTTCGACGCCCGGAGGGCTGATGCAGACGGTGGAGCGTTCTTCGCCCGAACTCCTTTCGGGGATCAGGAAGATTGAAGGTGTTCCCGGGATTTATGAGTATCTTGCCGAGCTTAAGGCTGTTCGTGGTAAGGGGATGCAGCCGCGCCTTGTGGACTGCCTCAATTGTGATCTTGGATGTAACGGCGGAACAGGGACGGGGCTTTCCGAGGCACATGCCGACGAGATCGAGTATCCTATAAAAAAACGAAGGTCCGAGGCCATTCGACAATACGGTAAGGGTTCTCTGAAACCGAAGGTCCGAGCGAAAAAAGTTGATAAGATCATCTCACAGTACTGGAACGAGGGACTGTACAGGCGAAAGTACCGTGATCTTTCGAATAATTTCTCTTTAAAAACGCCCAATACCGAGGAACTTGAAGAAATCTACAAAAGCATGCTGAAAGAGAATGAAGAGGATTTTCTGAATTGCGCCTCCTGCGGCTACGGAACCTGTGAGGCCATGGCATTTGCCATCTTTAATGGCCTTAACAAACCCGAAAATTGCCACCACTACCGGCAGGCAATTGTCACAAAGCAGCAGAATATGATGATAGATCTTGCAAGGAACCTCCATGAAAAAATAGAGAAGGCAGAACACCTTATTCTCAATGTCAAGGAGATCACAGCGGATGTCGAAGGAAAAAGCGAGGAGCAGTTTAAAGCAATAGAAGAATCGGCAAGTGCTGTGGAACAGATGATCCAGTCCGTACATGAAACTTCAGCCTTGTCCGGTAGCAAACGGGAATCCATCTCGTCCTTGAAAGAGTTTGCCCAGTCCAGTGATGAGGAAATGAAGGAGACCATTGAGGCTATCGAGAGTTTAAGTGCATCTGTCGAAGGTATTGGAGACTTTGTCGATATCATTGATCAGGTAGCATCGAATACAAACCTCCTTTCAATGAATGCCGCGATCGAGGCTGCTCATGCGGGAGAATCCGGAAAAGGCTTTGCCGTAGTTGCCGAAGAGATGCGAAGATTAGCCGATATGAGCGGGGAAAACGCTTTGGTTATTCAACAGACACTTGATAAGATGCTGGAACGGATCAATACGACGGCATCCGTATCGCAGAAGGCAACCCAATCCATGAAGCAGGTTATTGAAGGATCTGAGGACATGGCAGAAAGCATGCTGACAATCATCCATACGATGGACGAAATGTCAGCGGCAGGAAGTCAGATCGTTACCTCTCTGGAGAGCCTAAAAACCCTTTCTTCCGAGGTTCAAACGGTATACCATGATGTTATGACCTCAGTCTCGGGCGTGAGTGAAACGGTGTCCGCCATCGGAACGCTGTCCCGCGAAACTATGGCGGTCATTCATGAGACGGAAATGGAGTAG
- a CDS encoding Crp/Fnr family transcriptional regulator: MEEEKNRAVAEEIESYIAGYRMDQFLNLPILERLRLFHFPAYTNIYLEQTEARFFYFLVKGQLQCVHYHMNGKLAVIALTNPLAAIGDLELFSGMPIHSNVISTRQVSMLGLPMRTVEAYGSQDPRFLRFIIDELKKKLYSNSSLLSGHVLSASGRLALFLLSEASTRRQETIELPEKESLASLLGTTLRHLNRIMHELQASGAVDGKYPSLRLLDRTILEDIIER; encoded by the coding sequence ATGGAAGAGGAGAAAAACAGGGCAGTTGCTGAAGAAATTGAATCGTATATTGCCGGTTATAGGATGGATCAGTTCCTTAACCTTCCGATTTTGGAACGGCTTCGCCTTTTTCATTTTCCTGCCTATACCAATATCTATCTTGAGCAGACCGAGGCCCGCTTTTTTTATTTTCTGGTCAAGGGCCAGCTTCAGTGTGTCCATTATCATATGAATGGCAAACTTGCCGTCATTGCCTTGACCAATCCTCTTGCCGCCATAGGTGATCTGGAACTGTTCAGCGGCATGCCGATACACAGCAACGTCATATCGACCCGCCAGGTGTCAATGCTGGGGCTTCCCATGCGGACCGTGGAAGCCTACGGCTCGCAGGACCCCCGATTCCTCCGCTTTATTATCGATGAACTAAAAAAGAAGCTTTATAGCAACAGCTCTCTGCTTTCTGGGCATGTGCTTTCCGCATCCGGCAGACTCGCACTTTTCCTTCTCTCCGAGGCATCGACTCGAAGACAGGAGACCATCGAGCTTCCGGAAAAAGAGAGTCTTGCATCGCTTCTGGGAACCACGCTCCGCCATTTGAATCGAATCATGCATGAACTGCAGGCCTCAGGAGCGGTCGACGGCAAATATCCGTCACTTCGACTCCTTGATCGGACAATTCTTGAGGATATTATCGAGCGATAG
- the araA gene encoding L-arabinose isomerase has translation MIDIGTYEVWFVTGSQHLYGEETLRQVALDAAKIAEGLDSSREIPIKVKTGPVVTTSEEIKRVCLEANNSAACVGLIFWMHTFSPAKKWIAGLSALQKPFAHLHTQLGRDIPWADIDMDFMNLHQSAHGGREFGFIGTRLRKNRTVIVGHWQDEDVCKRLGIWSRAVCAWADWHTGKLARFGDNMREVAVTEGDKVEAQIRFGYAVDGYGMGELVERVNAVTEQQIDTLVEEYEVSYNLAEELRKTGARRQALRDEAKIELGMRSFLEEGGFTAFTTTFEDLYGLPQLPGLAVQHLMADGYGFGAEGDWKTSALLRAAKVMSSGLSGGTSFMEDYTYHLEKGKMMILGAHMLEVCPSISEGKPKAEIHPLSIGGKSDPVRLVFSPPAGSALNATLIDMGGRFRMIINETDVVKQPHDLPKLPVARALWKPKPDLKTAAAAWILGGGAHHSVFTQALTTEYFEDFAEMADVEFIVIDDETTIRQFKNELRWNEVYYAMKGGFGGF, from the coding sequence ATGATCGACATAGGAACGTATGAAGTTTGGTTTGTCACCGGCAGCCAGCATCTCTACGGGGAAGAGACCCTGCGGCAGGTTGCATTAGATGCGGCAAAAATCGCCGAGGGGCTGGACAGCTCACGGGAAATCCCGATCAAGGTGAAAACAGGCCCGGTGGTAACCACCTCAGAGGAGATCAAAAGGGTCTGCCTGGAGGCAAACAACAGCGCCGCCTGTGTGGGCCTGATATTCTGGATGCATACCTTTTCACCGGCGAAGAAATGGATTGCAGGACTTTCGGCCCTGCAAAAACCCTTTGCCCATCTCCATACCCAGCTTGGGCGCGACATTCCCTGGGCCGATATCGATATGGACTTCATGAATCTTCATCAATCGGCACACGGAGGCCGGGAGTTCGGCTTTATCGGCACCAGACTTCGAAAGAACCGGACAGTGATTGTAGGACACTGGCAGGATGAGGATGTATGTAAACGGCTTGGTATATGGTCCCGGGCAGTCTGTGCCTGGGCCGATTGGCACACCGGAAAGCTTGCCCGCTTCGGTGATAACATGAGGGAGGTAGCCGTGACCGAAGGAGACAAGGTCGAGGCACAAATTCGCTTTGGTTATGCAGTCGACGGCTACGGTATGGGAGAGCTTGTCGAACGAGTGAACGCAGTCACCGAACAGCAGATCGACACCCTTGTGGAAGAATACGAGGTAAGCTACAACCTCGCCGAGGAGCTTAGGAAAACAGGAGCCCGCAGGCAGGCCCTCCGCGACGAGGCAAAAATCGAATTGGGGATGCGATCGTTCCTGGAAGAAGGGGGATTCACCGCCTTCACAACCACCTTTGAGGATCTCTACGGCCTGCCTCAGCTGCCGGGGCTTGCCGTTCAGCATCTCATGGCAGACGGATACGGCTTCGGAGCGGAGGGAGACTGGAAAACCTCTGCCCTCCTTCGGGCGGCGAAGGTGATGTCTTCGGGCCTTTCCGGCGGTACCTCATTTATGGAAGACTACACCTATCATCTCGAAAAGGGCAAGATGATGATCTTGGGAGCCCATATGCTGGAGGTTTGTCCCAGCATCTCGGAGGGAAAACCGAAAGCGGAGATCCATCCGCTCTCAATCGGGGGAAAGTCCGACCCGGTGCGGCTGGTATTCTCCCCTCCCGCAGGTTCAGCGCTGAATGCAACCCTCATCGACATGGGAGGTCGCTTTCGAATGATCATCAACGAAACCGATGTGGTAAAACAACCCCACGATCTCCCGAAGTTACCGGTTGCCCGTGCACTATGGAAACCCAAACCGGATCTTAAAACCGCTGCGGCCGCATGGATTCTCGGAGGAGGGGCCCACCACTCGGTCTTTACCCAGGCACTGACGACCGAATACTTCGAGGATTTCGCAGAGATGGCGGATGTCGAATTTATAGTCATCGATGATGAAACCACCATACGCCAGTTCAAAAACGAATTACGCTGGAACGAGGTGTACTACGCAATGAAAGGCGGTTTCGGAGGATTCTAA
- the araD gene encoding L-ribulose-5-phosphate 4-epimerase AraD — MGHFSTIKEEAYLANMEISKQKLAIYTFGNASSFDPDLGVYAIKPSGVPYDELSPEKMVVVDLENNIVEGELRPSSDTKTHTILYRHFEGIGGICHTHSAYAVAWAQAKRAIPIFGTTHADHLTVEVPVTEVMNDEAITRDYETETGKQILSTFESINYKEVEMVLVACHGPFSWGKDAMKAVYNSAVLEELAKMATLTLQINPAAEELKQTIRDKHYYRKHGKNAYYGQL, encoded by the coding sequence ATGGGACATTTTAGCACCATAAAAGAGGAAGCATACCTCGCAAATATGGAAATCAGCAAGCAAAAGCTCGCCATCTACACCTTTGGAAATGCAAGCTCCTTTGATCCCGACCTTGGCGTTTACGCCATCAAACCGAGCGGGGTACCATACGATGAACTATCGCCGGAAAAGATGGTCGTGGTCGACCTCGAGAATAACATTGTCGAAGGAGAGCTCAGGCCGTCATCGGACACGAAGACCCATACCATCCTCTACAGGCATTTCGAGGGCATTGGCGGAATTTGCCACACCCACTCTGCCTATGCCGTGGCCTGGGCCCAGGCGAAGCGGGCCATTCCCATTTTTGGGACCACTCATGCCGACCACCTCACTGTAGAGGTTCCCGTAACCGAGGTGATGAATGACGAAGCCATTACCCGGGACTATGAAACAGAGACAGGCAAGCAAATCCTTTCGACCTTCGAAAGTATCAATTATAAAGAGGTCGAAATGGTCCTGGTTGCCTGCCACGGACCGTTCAGCTGGGGCAAAGACGCAATGAAGGCGGTCTATAACAGTGCAGTCCTCGAAGAACTTGCAAAAATGGCAACGCTTACACTGCAAATCAATCCCGCTGCAGAAGAGCTCAAACAGACGATACGGGATAAGCATTACTACAGAAAACATGGCAAGAACGCATATTACGGACAATTATGA
- a CDS encoding ribulokinase, whose product MAEKSYVLGFDYGTDSVRAIIVDGENGEEISSAVSYYKRWKEGTYCDPKNNQFRQHPRDYIEGLEASLKEALEKAPAGTEKKIRGIAVDTTGSTPVAVNREGIPLALSDEFAENPNGMFILWKDHTAVAEAAEINEIARSWGGIDYTKFEGGVYSSEWFWAKILHVLRRDEAVRRAAFSWVEHCDWIPALLTGRTDPLTMKRSRCAAGHKAMWHEEFGGLPSEEFLVRLDPLLKGLRERLFEKTYTSDVAAGGLSAEWAKRLGLEEGTTVAVGAFDAHMGGVGGEIAPGSLVKVMGTSTCDMLIAPKQEMKDVLVKGICGQVDGSIMPGMLGMEAGQSAFGDVYAWFKSLIAWPLGLLAKTGKIDKAHAKELAESVSALIIPEIERAAAEIEPGQSGLVAVDWLNGRRTPFADQRLKGAVTGLTLGTDAPALYRAFVEATAFGARRIAERFEEEGAKIRDVIAIGGVAKKSPLVMQIVADVMNRTIRVARSEQTVALGAAMFAAVASGLYASIEEAQKALGSGFEAEYSPNPNYVPIYDKLYQDYLAIGNFVEEETNQK is encoded by the coding sequence GTGGCCGAAAAAAGCTATGTTCTCGGATTTGATTACGGGACAGACTCGGTACGCGCCATTATTGTCGATGGTGAGAACGGAGAGGAAATTTCCAGCGCGGTAAGCTATTACAAACGCTGGAAAGAGGGTACATACTGCGATCCCAAAAACAACCAATTCCGACAGCACCCCCGGGATTACATCGAGGGCCTGGAGGCATCGCTGAAGGAAGCCCTGGAAAAAGCCCCGGCAGGTACGGAAAAGAAAATTCGGGGAATTGCGGTTGATACCACGGGAAGCACACCGGTGGCGGTAAATAGAGAGGGGATTCCTTTGGCCCTTAGCGATGAGTTTGCAGAAAATCCCAACGGTATGTTTATCCTCTGGAAGGATCATACGGCCGTAGCAGAGGCTGCGGAAATCAACGAGATCGCGCGTAGCTGGGGAGGAATCGATTACACCAAGTTCGAGGGCGGAGTCTACTCTTCCGAATGGTTCTGGGCAAAAATTCTCCATGTGCTTCGCCGGGACGAGGCGGTACGACGTGCGGCCTTCTCCTGGGTCGAACACTGCGATTGGATTCCCGCTCTTCTTACGGGAAGAACCGATCCGCTCACCATGAAACGGAGCCGCTGTGCCGCCGGTCATAAAGCGATGTGGCATGAAGAGTTCGGAGGACTCCCGTCGGAGGAGTTTTTGGTCAGGCTCGATCCCTTGCTGAAGGGCCTGCGGGAACGGCTTTTCGAAAAAACCTACACCTCCGATGTTGCGGCAGGGGGACTTTCAGCGGAATGGGCGAAGCGGCTGGGGCTTGAGGAAGGAACGACGGTGGCGGTCGGCGCATTCGATGCCCATATGGGAGGTGTGGGAGGGGAGATTGCCCCAGGCTCCCTGGTAAAAGTGATGGGAACCAGCACCTGCGATATGCTGATCGCCCCGAAACAAGAGATGAAAGATGTCCTGGTAAAGGGTATCTGCGGCCAGGTAGACGGTTCGATCATGCCCGGCATGCTGGGGATGGAGGCGGGACAGTCCGCATTTGGGGATGTCTACGCCTGGTTCAAAAGTCTCATTGCCTGGCCCCTGGGTCTGCTTGCAAAAACAGGCAAGATAGACAAGGCACATGCCAAAGAGCTTGCCGAGTCGGTTTCCGCACTGATCATCCCCGAAATTGAGAGGGCTGCGGCGGAGATAGAACCTGGGCAATCGGGACTCGTTGCCGTCGACTGGCTTAACGGGCGGAGGACACCCTTTGCGGACCAGCGGCTCAAAGGTGCGGTCACCGGTCTCACCCTTGGGACGGATGCTCCGGCTCTCTACCGGGCATTTGTCGAGGCCACGGCCTTCGGCGCTCGTCGCATTGCAGAACGGTTCGAAGAGGAAGGGGCAAAAATCCGCGATGTTATTGCCATCGGAGGAGTTGCAAAAAAATCACCACTGGTTATGCAGATCGTCGCGGATGTGATGAACCGAACCATACGGGTTGCACGAAGCGAACAAACCGTTGCCCTCGGAGCGGCAATGTTTGCAGCCGTCGCCTCGGGGCTCTATGCCAGCATCGAAGAGGCCCAAAAGGCACTCGGAAGCGGTTTTGAAGCCGAATACAGCCCCAATCCAAACTATGTACCCATCTACGACAAGCTCTATCAAGATTATCTGGCGATCGGAAATTTCGTCGAAGAAGAGACAAACCAGAAATAA
- a CDS encoding LacI family DNA-binding transcriptional regulator: protein MTIKDIAKQAGVSIGTVDRVLHNRGRVSVETARRIRAIVKESGYKPNMYASTLSSSRHYTLAALTPRHDQDGGFWELPAKGLLRAETELEQFSIHVVRYEFDRYSEDSFRQEAERIIADRPDGLIIAPVLPSPARRLIDALKGNIPYVLFDSNLPETTALAFIGQDSYCSGILAGKLMKLLSPNPDTCVIIQSVIPDVHITGRINGFLSQYADDEKPPLVIEEHIEDRNVCTKFMDTLLSQRPEVEGIFVTNASCHRVAEYLEQRFPQGSPIKVIGYDLIPPNKECLKRGYIDFIISQRPERQGFEAVYTLYRKLVLKREPSSRIVMPLDILTKENVDFYR, encoded by the coding sequence ATGACCATCAAAGATATTGCAAAGCAGGCAGGTGTTTCGATCGGAACAGTCGATCGAGTGCTTCACAACCGGGGCCGCGTATCGGTAGAAACAGCAAGGAGGATCAGGGCCATTGTTAAGGAGTCCGGCTACAAACCCAATATGTATGCCAGCACCCTTTCCAGCTCCAGACACTATACCCTCGCCGCGCTTACTCCTCGTCATGATCAGGATGGGGGATTCTGGGAGCTTCCAGCGAAGGGCCTCCTCAGGGCCGAGACCGAGCTCGAACAATTCTCGATACATGTAGTTCGGTATGAGTTCGACAGATACAGCGAAGACTCGTTCAGGCAGGAGGCAGAACGAATTATCGCAGATCGTCCCGACGGTCTTATCATCGCCCCTGTTCTCCCAAGCCCTGCCCGCCGTCTCATCGACGCACTGAAAGGGAACATTCCCTACGTACTCTTCGACTCCAATCTGCCGGAAACCACGGCACTTGCCTTTATCGGACAGGACTCCTACTGCAGCGGTATTCTTGCAGGCAAACTGATGAAACTGCTCTCTCCGAATCCTGATACGTGCGTTATTATTCAATCGGTTATCCCTGATGTCCATATCACTGGACGAATCAACGGTTTCCTGAGCCAATATGCCGATGATGAAAAACCGCCTTTGGTGATCGAAGAACACATCGAAGATCGGAATGTCTGTACAAAGTTCATGGATACTCTCCTTAGCCAGAGACCGGAGGTGGAGGGAATCTTTGTCACAAACGCTTCCTGTCATCGTGTGGCCGAATACCTTGAGCAACGTTTTCCGCAAGGTTCTCCGATAAAGGTGATTGGTTATGATCTGATTCCCCCAAACAAGGAGTGCCTGAAAAGGGGCTACATCGATTTCATCATCAGCCAGAGGCCTGAAAGACAGGGCTTCGAAGCGGTCTACACCCTTTACAGAAAGCTTGTGCTAAAACGTGAACCTTCCAGCCGGATTGTCATGCCGCTGGATATTCTTACCAAAGAAAACGTTGATTTCTATCGATAG
- a CDS encoding sn-glycerol-1-phosphate dehydrogenase, producing MKNFETSECLTQLPDTKFWALSAGWQGLGEVVQSWFGTISMIVVTDEVIADAVAPSFKEALRREGLTLIKLLVLRGKAPLVADYRRIQEIITQVQGLLTTPRRDGKKGERALCQSLLVSLGSGTINDLVKCSAGALGVPYLSVPTAPSVDGYSSFGASILKENFKQTIPCPAPRVVFTASEVLSAAPAQLRAAGYGDLASKITAGSDWVLADAFGLDPIDGTAWAYTQEGLIKRLSAAPDDLADEIFAGLVRTGFAMQITSSSRPVSGAEHLISHVWEMEHLEIDGITVPHGIKVGIGLLTISAFTFLVLDHMRNGISLDALPKIPGPEARAQEVAQLCAHLPVSAYRAIEEVALSKLPTQETVNERYNYERKWYRNLADKIETQLVPFEELKGMLARAGCFTSPRELGVDRSRFLRTLEIAQMIRSRYTVLDFAWETGLFESCAEEITAMFF from the coding sequence ATGAAAAATTTTGAAACATCGGAATGCTTGACACAATTACCGGATACGAAATTTTGGGCCCTGTCCGCCGGCTGGCAAGGATTGGGAGAGGTAGTACAAAGCTGGTTTGGAACGATATCAATGATCGTGGTCACCGATGAGGTCATAGCTGATGCTGTGGCTCCCAGCTTCAAAGAAGCCCTTCGACGGGAAGGACTCACCTTGATCAAACTGCTTGTGCTCAGGGGAAAGGCCCCCCTGGTCGCCGACTATCGACGTATTCAGGAGATTATTACCCAGGTACAAGGGCTTCTGACCACCCCGAGGAGAGACGGGAAAAAAGGCGAAAGAGCGTTATGCCAGAGTCTTCTTGTATCCCTCGGATCAGGAACGATCAACGATCTGGTTAAATGTTCTGCAGGTGCCTTAGGCGTCCCCTACCTTTCGGTTCCTACCGCTCCTTCTGTGGACGGTTATTCCTCCTTCGGCGCTTCGATCCTAAAAGAGAACTTTAAGCAAACCATTCCCTGCCCTGCACCTCGGGTGGTGTTTACGGCTTCGGAGGTATTGTCGGCTGCCCCAGCGCAACTTCGAGCCGCAGGCTACGGAGATCTTGCGAGCAAGATTACGGCGGGAAGCGACTGGGTCCTTGCCGATGCATTCGGCCTTGACCCTATAGATGGGACGGCATGGGCCTATACCCAGGAAGGGCTGATCAAACGTCTGTCGGCAGCTCCCGACGACCTTGCCGATGAAATCTTTGCAGGTCTGGTTCGAACGGGTTTTGCAATGCAGATCACCTCATCCAGTCGGCCCGTTTCCGGAGCGGAGCACCTGATCTCACATGTCTGGGAAATGGAACATCTGGAAATCGATGGGATAACCGTTCCTCATGGTATCAAGGTTGGTATCGGACTGCTTACCATCAGCGCCTTTACCTTCCTGGTTTTAGACCATATGAGAAACGGCATCAGCCTCGATGCTCTACCTAAGATCCCCGGCCCTGAGGCCAGAGCGCAGGAGGTTGCACAACTGTGTGCCCACCTTCCGGTGTCGGCCTACCGCGCAATCGAGGAAGTCGCCCTCTCAAAGCTTCCGACCCAAGAGACCGTCAACGAACGCTACAATTACGAGAGGAAGTGGTATAGGAATCTTGCCGACAAGATAGAGACACAACTTGTTCCTTTTGAAGAGCTCAAGGGGATGCTTGCCCGGGCCGGTTGCTTTACAAGCCCGAGGGAGCTGGGGGTCGACCGGTCACGGTTTCTTCGTACGCTCGAGATTGCACAGATGATCCGCTCGCGTTACACCGTTTTGGATTTTGCCTGGGAGACAGGATTGTTCGAGTCCTGTGCCGAGGAGATAACGGCTATGTTTTTTTAG